The sequence GCCGGCCGACGGCATCGCCATCATCAATGCCGACGACGCGTTTGCCAGCTTCTTCACCGGCCTGGCTGGCGCGCGCAAGGTGCTGCGCTTCGGCCTTGACCAGCCGGCCGACGTCGGCGCCGACATCATCGAGCAGCGCGTGGACGGCTCGCGCTTCGTGCTGAGCACGCCGCAGGGCGATGCCGAGGTGGCACTGCCGCTGCCCGGTCGCCACAACATCGCCAACGCGCTGGCGGCGACCGCGGTGGCGCTGGCGCTGGAGGTCCCGCTGGACACCATCGTGGCCGGGCTGGAGCAGGTACCCGGCGTGGCCGGCCGGCTGCGCCGCGAAGTGGTGGCCGGCGGCTGGACCGTGATCGACGACAGCTACAACGCGAACCCCAGCTCGATGGCGGCGGCGATCGACACCTTGTTGCTGGCCGGCGGCGAACGCTGGCTGGTGCTGGGCGACATGGCCGAGCTGGGTGCGGAGGCGCGCGCGCTGCATGCCGGCATCGGCGAGCGCGCGCGAGCGCGTGGCATCGAGCGGCTGTTCGCCGTCGGCCCGCTCGGCGCGGCCACGGTCGAGGCGTTCGGCGCGGGTGGCGAGCATTTCGAGGACAAGGCGGCGCTGGTCGTCGTGCTGCAGGCGCAATTGCACGCGGGCGTCACCTGCCTGGTGAAGGGCTCGCGCTCGGCCGGCATGGAGCAGGTGGTGGTGGCGCTCGGCGGTCATGCCGGCAAGAACAAGGGGGACGCATCCGATGCTGCTTGAACTGGCCGACTGGATGGCACGGCATTTCACCGCCCTGCACCTGTTCCAGTACATCACCTTCCGCACGATCATGGCCGCGCTCACCGCGCTGTCGCTGTCGCTGTTGTGCGGTCCATGGCTGATCAACCGGCTGGCGGCGCTGAAGGCGGGTCAGGTGGTGCGCAGTGACGGTCCGCAGACGCACCTGGTCAAGGCCGGCACGCCGACCATGGGCGGCGTGATGATCCTGCTCTCGGTCACCGTCGCCACCCTGCTGTGGGCCGACCTGCACAACCGCTACGTGTGGGTGGTGCTGGCGGTGCTGCTGAGCTTCGGCGCGATCGGCTTCTACGACGACTACCGCAAGCTGGTGCTGAAGGACAGTCGCGGGTTGGCCAGCCGCTGGAAGTATTTCTGGCAGTCGGTGTTCGGCCTCGGCGCGGCGCTGTTCCTGTA is a genomic window of Rhodanobacter thiooxydans containing:
- a CDS encoding UDP-N-acetylmuramoyl-tripeptide--D-alanyl-D-alanine ligase gives rise to the protein MMSLSAIAVWTHGRLLGDDVEITGVAIDTRKLQPGDLFVAIRGERVDGHDYLAEAAARGAVAALVTRKVDSALPQVLVNNAELALGDLASAVRAQRNVRVVGITGSNGKTTVKTLVASILSRHGRTHVSAGNFNNELGLPLSLLAMPPDTEYAVFEMGAGKLGDIAYLAAIARPDIGLITLIAPAHLARMGSIEGVAETKGALYQALPADGIAIINADDAFASFFTGLAGARKVLRFGLDQPADVGADIIEQRVDGSRFVLSTPQGDAEVALPLPGRHNIANALAATAVALALEVPLDTIVAGLEQVPGVAGRLRREVVAGGWTVIDDSYNANPSSMAAAIDTLLLAGGERWLVLGDMAELGAEARALHAGIGERARARGIERLFAVGPLGAATVEAFGAGGEHFEDKAALVVVLQAQLHAGVTCLVKGSRSAGMEQVVVALGGHAGKNKGDASDAA